One Ochotona princeps isolate mOchPri1 chromosome 7, mOchPri1.hap1, whole genome shotgun sequence genomic window carries:
- the LOC101516140 gene encoding cytochrome c oxidase assembly protein COX18, mitochondrial isoform X1 → MRRLVSELYVRENCHPFKASVLVWVQLPMWIVVSLALRNLSTGTAYSEAGLSVQEQLTTGGVLWFPDLTALDSTWILPISVGVINLLIVEIFALQKTGMSRFQIYITHFVRGLSVLMIPIAATVPSSLVLYWLCSSVMGLSQNLLLRSPGFRRLCRIPLTKSDSDTPYKDLLAAFYTKFLSRK, encoded by the exons ATGAGGAGGCTTGTTTCCGAACTGTACGTTCGGGAGAACTGCCACCCCTTCAAAGCCAGTGTCTTGGTTTGGGTTCAGCTTCCCATGTGGATCGTCGTATCTCTTGCTCTGCGGAATTTGAGCACCGGAACAGCGTACTCAGAAG CAGGTCTTTCTGTTCAGGAGCAGTTGACTACTGGAGGAGTCCTTTGGTTTCCTGACCTCACTGCGCTGGATTCCACTTGGATTTTGCCGATATCTGTTGGTGTCATCAATTTGTTAATAGTGGAG ATTTTTGCCCTGCAAAAAACTGGAATGTCGCGTTTTCAGATTTACATCACACACTTTGTCCGTGGACTGTCGGTTTTGATGATTCCAATTGCTGCTACCGTCCCTTCA TCACTGGTCCTCTACTGGCTGTGCTCCAGCGTCATGGGCCTCTCCCAGAACCTGCTGCTGCGCTCTCCTGGGTTTCGTCGACTCTGCCGAATACCGTTAACCAAGTCCGATTCAGACACTCCTTATAAAGACCTGCTTGCTGCCTTTTATACCAAGTTCCTTTCAAGAAAGTGA
- the LOC101516140 gene encoding cytochrome c oxidase assembly protein COX18, mitochondrial isoform X2 has translation MRRLVSELYVRENCHPFKASVLVWVQLPMWIVVSLALRNLSTGTAYSEGLSVQEQLTTGGVLWFPDLTALDSTWILPISVGVINLLIVEIFALQKTGMSRFQIYITHFVRGLSVLMIPIAATVPSSLVLYWLCSSVMGLSQNLLLRSPGFRRLCRIPLTKSDSDTPYKDLLAAFYTKFLSRK, from the exons ATGAGGAGGCTTGTTTCCGAACTGTACGTTCGGGAGAACTGCCACCCCTTCAAAGCCAGTGTCTTGGTTTGGGTTCAGCTTCCCATGTGGATCGTCGTATCTCTTGCTCTGCGGAATTTGAGCACCGGAACAGCGTACTCAGAAG GTCTTTCTGTTCAGGAGCAGTTGACTACTGGAGGAGTCCTTTGGTTTCCTGACCTCACTGCGCTGGATTCCACTTGGATTTTGCCGATATCTGTTGGTGTCATCAATTTGTTAATAGTGGAG ATTTTTGCCCTGCAAAAAACTGGAATGTCGCGTTTTCAGATTTACATCACACACTTTGTCCGTGGACTGTCGGTTTTGATGATTCCAATTGCTGCTACCGTCCCTTCA TCACTGGTCCTCTACTGGCTGTGCTCCAGCGTCATGGGCCTCTCCCAGAACCTGCTGCTGCGCTCTCCTGGGTTTCGTCGACTCTGCCGAATACCGTTAACCAAGTCCGATTCAGACACTCCTTATAAAGACCTGCTTGCTGCCTTTTATACCAAGTTCCTTTCAAGAAAGTGA